The genomic region CAAGACGAACAAGGAATATTACGCGATGCTCAAGGAGATCGAGGGGACGCGCCGCACCAACGCCGCCCGCGAGGAGGAGCTGCTGGCGCTGCTCTCCCGGTACGAGGAGGCCGAGAAGCGGCGGGGCGAGCTCAAGGCCGAACTCGAGGAGGTCACCGGGAAGTACCGGGAGCGGATGGTCGACGTGGAGGCGCGGATGGGCGCCTTCGACGGGGACATCGGGAAGATCGTCTCCCGGAAGCGCCAGGTGGCGTCGAAGCTCGAGCCGGGGCTGGTGCGCCGGTTCGAGATGATCTTCGATCGGCGGGACGGGCTGGCGATCGTCGCCGCGAGGAACTACTCCTGCACCGGCTGCCACATGAACATCGCCCCGCAGCTGTTCAACCTGCTGCAGCGCGAGGACCGGATCCACACCTGCCCCAACTGCAACCGGATCCTCTACTTCGAGCCGGTGGAAGGCGAGGCGGCCGGCGGGTGAGCCGGGTTCCCGTCACCGTTCGCGTGGACGGCGCCAGCCGCGGCAATCCGGGGCCGGCGGGCGCCGGAGCCGTCGTCGAGTTCGGGGACGGCCGCCCTCCCGTCGAGCTCAGCTCCTTCCTCGGGGAGACCACGAACAACGTCGCGGAGTACCGCGCCCTGCTTCTGGCGCTCGAAGAGGCCGGGAAGCATTCCCCGGGGTCGCTCACGGTATTCTCCGACTCCGAGCTCCTCGTGCGGCAGATGAACGGGCAGTACAAGGTGAAGGCGGAGCACC from Deltaproteobacteria bacterium harbors:
- a CDS encoding ribonuclease HI family protein translates to MSRVPVTVRVDGASRGNPGPAGAGAVVEFGDGRPPVELSSFLGETTNNVAEYRALLLALEEAGKHSPGSLTVFSDSELLVRQMNGQYKVKAEHLRPLYLEACRRLRAFPSARILHVGREENRRADRLANLAIDQQG